A region of Vitis riparia cultivar Riparia Gloire de Montpellier isolate 1030 chromosome 1, EGFV_Vit.rip_1.0, whole genome shotgun sequence DNA encodes the following proteins:
- the LOC117922760 gene encoding uncharacterized protein LOC117922760 yields the protein MGKAIRGYVVSAREINPVPSTAPAAKLLNLLNFSAASKTGNGFPLESFKYTNRRSRAWGSGAATKFSTCYFLGINVTPSTGLTPPHANIAGDAYASGFMHSLDLAELELDPATAKLAIGFLGPFLSAFAFLFVIRIVMSWYPKLPVGKFPYVIAYAPTEPLLIPTRKLIPPLGGVDVTPVVWFGLLSFLNEILVGPQGLLVLISQQV from the exons atgggaaAAGCAATACGTGGGTATGTGGTATCTGCAAGAGAGATAAACCCGGTTCCCAGTACAGCACCAGCAGCTAAGCTTCTCAACCTTCTCAACTTCAGTGCTGCTTCAAAAACAGGAAATGGTTTCCCACTG GAAAGCTTCAAGTATACAAACAGAAGAAGCCGGGCATGGGGCTCTGGGGCTGCCACAAAATTCAGCACATGCTACTTCCTGGGAATTAATGTTACTCCAAGCACTGGGCTCACACCACCACATGCAAACATTGCAGGGGATGCTTATGCCTCTGGTTTCATGCATAGTTTAGATTTAGCAGAGTTGGAATTGGACCCTGCAACAGCAAAGCTGGCAATCGGGTTTCTAGGACCTTTTCTCTCAGCATTCGCCTTCCTCTTCGTTATCAGAATAGTAATGTCCTGGTACCCAAAACTTCCAGTGGGAAAGTTCCCTTATGTGATCGCTTATGCTCCCACTGAACCACTTCTCATCCCAACCAGAAAGCTCATCCCACCTCTAGGCGGGGTGGATGTAACGCCTGTGGTGTGGTTTGGATTGCTCAGTTTCCTCAATGAAATACTGGTCGGTCCACAAGGCCTTCTTGTCCTCATCTCTCAGCAGGTTTAG
- the LOC117922740 gene encoding anamorsin homolog isoform X2, with translation MLQNSTLALTDHEVLSISTVLDAVRKLDNAGVDQCDPLIITQASSLSQLPVESSSLDIVISICRSLEFPCDKLLAEISRVLKPGGTVLIQKTSQSVAGIKDGETSLERKLLMAGFLEAQAIQLKPVVPSEGAQSFGIKAKKPSWKIGSSFSIKKAEKSLPKFQIDDDMDLIDEDSLLTEEDLKKPQLPVDGDCEVGSTRKACKNCTCGRAEEEEKVEKLGLTMDQLNNPQSACGSCGLGDAFRCGTCPYKGLPPFKLGDKVSLSGNFLVADI, from the exons ATGTTGCAAAATAGCACATTGGCCCTCACAGATCATGAAGTTTTGTCCATTAGTACAGTTTTAGATGCAGTGAGGAAGCTTGATAATGCAGGGGTTGATCAGTGTGATCCACTAATTATTACTCAAGCATCTTCCCTAA GTCAGCTGCCAGTGGAGTCATCTTCCTTGGATATTGTCATCTCTATTTGTAGATCACTTGAATTTCCTTGTGATAAGTTGCTGGCAGAAATCTCAAGAGTTTTGAAGCCTGGTGGGACAGTATTAATTCAGAAAACTTCGCAATCTGTTGCAGGGATAAAGGATGGG GAAACCTCTCTTGAGCGCAAATTATTGATGGCAGGGTTTTTAGAAGCACAAGCTATTCAGCTGAAACCAGTTGTCCCATCTGAAGGTGCTCAGTCTTTTGGG ATTAAGGCTAAGAAGCCTTCCTGGAAGATTGGTTCATCATTTTCAATCAAGAAGGCTGAAAAAAGTTTACCCAAGTTTCAAATTGATGATGATATGGATCTGATTGATGAAGATAGCCTCCTAACTGAAGAAGACTTGAAGAAACCTCAGCTGCCAGTTG ATGGTGATTGTGAAGTTGGAAGCACAAGGAAAGCTTGCAAAAATTGCACTTGTGGGAGGGCCGAGGAAGAGGAGAAAGTGGAGAAATTAGGTCTGACTATGGATCAATTGAACAATCCTCAGTCAGCATGTGGAAGT TGTGGATTAGGAGATGCCTTCCGGTGCGGTACATGCCCTTACAAGGGTCTTCCTCCATTCAAACTGGGGGATAAG GTGTCACTATCAGGAAACTTTCTTGTGGCTGACATTTAA
- the LOC117920841 gene encoding PR domain zinc finger protein 10-like, which translates to MTMHEECLEGNYQSIEKLREASSRPAVHHIRQAVNEDNDDDDDDDNDENMGNDNSSNMIVDAPEAPPPNLNPADMPVEEPRASNPKVAEADDGWVVVASKRNGGKRN; encoded by the exons ATGACTATGCATGAAGAATGTTTGGAAGGTAATTATCAGTCAATTGAAAAACTAAGGGAAGCCAGTTCCCGGCCTGCTGTTCATCATATTAGA CAGGCTGTTAATGAggacaatgatgatgatgatgacgacgACAATGATGAGAACATGGGAAATGATAATTCATCAAACATGATTGTGGATGCACCAGAAGCCCCCCCACCAAATTTAAATCCAGCAGACATGCCAGTAGAGGAGCCAAGGGCCTCAAACCCTAAGGTTGCTGAAGCAGATGATGGATGGGTGGTAGTTGCCTCCAAGCGGAATGGGGGTAAAAGGAACTGA
- the LOC117922740 gene encoding anamorsin homolog isoform X1: MDTKMLQNSTLALTDHEVLSISTVLDAVRKLDNAGVDQCDPLIITQASSLSQLPVESSSLDIVISICRSLEFPCDKLLAEISRVLKPGGTVLIQKTSQSVAGIKDGETSLERKLLMAGFLEAQAIQLKPVVPSEGAQSFGIKAKKPSWKIGSSFSIKKAEKSLPKFQIDDDMDLIDEDSLLTEEDLKKPQLPVDGDCEVGSTRKACKNCTCGRAEEEEKVEKLGLTMDQLNNPQSACGSCGLGDAFRCGTCPYKGLPPFKLGDKVSLSGNFLVADI, translated from the exons ATG GATACCAAAATGTTGCAAAATAGCACATTGGCCCTCACAGATCATGAAGTTTTGTCCATTAGTACAGTTTTAGATGCAGTGAGGAAGCTTGATAATGCAGGGGTTGATCAGTGTGATCCACTAATTATTACTCAAGCATCTTCCCTAA GTCAGCTGCCAGTGGAGTCATCTTCCTTGGATATTGTCATCTCTATTTGTAGATCACTTGAATTTCCTTGTGATAAGTTGCTGGCAGAAATCTCAAGAGTTTTGAAGCCTGGTGGGACAGTATTAATTCAGAAAACTTCGCAATCTGTTGCAGGGATAAAGGATGGG GAAACCTCTCTTGAGCGCAAATTATTGATGGCAGGGTTTTTAGAAGCACAAGCTATTCAGCTGAAACCAGTTGTCCCATCTGAAGGTGCTCAGTCTTTTGGG ATTAAGGCTAAGAAGCCTTCCTGGAAGATTGGTTCATCATTTTCAATCAAGAAGGCTGAAAAAAGTTTACCCAAGTTTCAAATTGATGATGATATGGATCTGATTGATGAAGATAGCCTCCTAACTGAAGAAGACTTGAAGAAACCTCAGCTGCCAGTTG ATGGTGATTGTGAAGTTGGAAGCACAAGGAAAGCTTGCAAAAATTGCACTTGTGGGAGGGCCGAGGAAGAGGAGAAAGTGGAGAAATTAGGTCTGACTATGGATCAATTGAACAATCCTCAGTCAGCATGTGGAAGT TGTGGATTAGGAGATGCCTTCCGGTGCGGTACATGCCCTTACAAGGGTCTTCCTCCATTCAAACTGGGGGATAAG GTGTCACTATCAGGAAACTTTCTTGTGGCTGACATTTAA